The following coding sequences are from one Oryzias melastigma strain HK-1 linkage group LG20, ASM292280v2, whole genome shotgun sequence window:
- the sgk3 gene encoding serine/threonine-protein kinase Sgk3, whose product MEERSSLPSVSIPCHNEQRDKKKRYTVYKVLVSVGQHEWFVFRRYAEFDKLYNTLRKQFPSMNLKIPAKRIFGDNFDPEFIQQRRAGLHEFIKRLVSHPQLSSHPDVKSFLLMDKLQHLEDASEDEDDKNSSTSRNINLGPSGNPQAKPTDFDFLKVIGKGSFGKVFLAKRKHDGKFYAVKVLQKKVILNRKEQKHIMAERNVLLKNVKHPFLVGLHYSFQTTDKLYFVLDFVNGGELFFHLQKERTFPEPRARFYIAEMASALGYLHSLKIVYRDLKPENILLDNEGHIVLTDFGLCKEGISQTDTTTTFCGTPEYLAPEVLRKHPYDNTVDWWCLGSVLYEMLFGLPPFYSRDTHEMYDNILHKPLVMRSGASSTAWSLLQGLLEKDGTHRLGSIDDFNEIKEHNFFSSINWDDLVQKKIPPPFIPNVSSCCDISNFDPEFTEENVPNSICWTQSHSIVNASVMEADDAFLGFSYAPPSDDSFL is encoded by the exons CTGCCACAACGAGCAGAGGGACAAGAAGAAGAGATACACG gtttacAAAGTGCTAGTGTCTGTTGGACAGCATGAATGGTTCGTCTTCAGACGATATGCAGAGTTTGATAAGCTCTACAACACA TTAAGGAAACAGTTTCCATCTATGAACTTAAAAATCCCTGCGAAGAGGATATTTGGGGATAATTTTGACCCAG AGTTCATCCAGCAAAGACGGGCAGGCTTGCATGAGTTCATTAAGCGCCTTGTTTCACATCCTCAGCTCTCCAGCCA TCCAGACGTGAAATCTTTCCTGCTAATGGATAAACTGCAGCACTTAGAAGACGCctctgaggatgaagatgacAAA AACAGCTCTACCTCCAGAAACATTAACTTGGGACCCTCTGGAAATCCACA aGCCAAGCCAACCGATTTTGACTTCTTAAAGGTTATAGGAAAAGGGAGCTTTGGGAAG GTTTTCCTCGCAAAGCGAAAGCACGATGGAAAGTTTTATGCAGTCAAAGTCTTACAGAAAAAGGTCATTCTCAACAGAAAAGAG CAAAAACACATCATGGCAGAGCGCAACGTGCTGCTGAAGAATGTGAAACACCCCTTCCTCGTCGGGCTCCATTACTCCTTTCAGACCACAGACAAGTTATACTTTGTCTTGGATTTCGTCAACGGAGGAGAA ctttttttccatcttcaaaAAGAGCGGACTTTTCCAGAACCCAGAGCGAGATTCTACATTGCTGAAATGGCGAGTGCTCTGGGGTACTTGCATTCTCTCAAAATTGTTTACAG GGACTTGAAGCCAGAAAATATTCTTCTTGACAATGAG GGACACATCGTCTTAACGGACTTTGGATTATGCAAAGAAGGCATCTCTCAGACGGATACCACAACTACATTTTGTGGAACCCCtgag TACTTGGCTCCAGAGGTCCTGAGGAAGCACCCATATGATAACACAGTGGACTGGTGGTGTCTGGGATCAGTGCTGTACGAAATGCTCTTTGGCCTG CCTCCGTTCTACAGCAGGGACACGCATGAGATGTATGACAACATCCTCCATAAACCGCTGGTGATGCGTTCTGGGGCGTCCAGCACAGCCTGGTCTCTTCTTCAGGGTCTGCTGGAGAAAGATGGCACACACAGACTGGGCTCCATTGATGACTTT aatgAGATCAAAGAACACAACTTCTTTTCTTCTATTAACTGGGATGATCTTGTACAGAAGAAGATTCCTCCCCCATTCATACCCAACGTG AGCTCTTGCTGTGACATCTCAAACTTTGATCCAGAATTCACTGAGGAAAACGTTCCCAATTCCATCTGCTGGACTCAGAGCCATTCCATTGTTAATGCCAGTGTTATGGAGGCTGATGACGCCTTCTTGGGATTCTCTTATGCTCCACCTTCTGATGACTCTTTCCTATAA